The following nucleotide sequence is from Acetivibrio cellulolyticus CD2.
GATACCTTCTTGACCTTTATGCCAGCTACCAGTACAACTACCATTGACATAACTGCAAAAGCCAAGGTAACACTTGCATTCTTTGTTGGTGGCAGCAGGTTAAAGTCTGGTAAGCTTTTTAATGCTTCAATATGAGTTAAATGATATAACTCTTCACCACTTGGAATTACATTAAATATAGATATTGTATTTGAAATTACAAGGAACAACAAAACTGTGCCAATATATGGAGCAAACATCTTCCAATGATGACCTATAGTGTCCTTTGCAAAGTTGTTTACAAACTCTACTATTACCTCAACAACATTTTGTTTTCCATGAGGAACCAGTTTAAGATTCCTTGTAAAAACTATTGAAAATACAATAAGAAACGCCATTATAAGCCATGTTACTATAACAGACTGTGGAATCTGAATCGTTTGACCAAACAAATGAATGTCAATATTATGACTTTTTATTAACTCAAGTATTTCTTCTCCAATGCCTTCCATGTTTACACCCTCTTATTGAAACTTATTATGGGATATATGCAAAGCCTCAGTTATGCTGTTAACCATGATTACTGCCGGTATAAGCAATACACCTGTTAAAACTCCTGCAAAAAACCACATATTAAATTTTATTGATACTGCAATCAATACTAACGTTGCCATTTGTGCCAACATAAATTTTACTAATGTCCTGGCAGCTACAAAGCTTTTGTTATCTATACTAATCAAACTTGTTATAAAATTTGATGTATATAAGAACTTAAGTATTCCAAAAATCGTCCCGCAAATTAAGCCTATAGCTATTAACCATCTTTGATCAAGAAATATTAAATTAATTATTAACAAAACTATAAAAAATATTAAAACTCTTTTTATTAAAAACTTCTGTAAAGCATTATCAGCCAATGCTATTCATCCTTTTTTGTATTTCGGGAGCATAGCCCCTTCACTTTTGCCTCTTTCATTCCACATATAGCAAAATAAACAATATTATTTAGGTGTCTCCAACTTGCTATTACCTAAAAAATTTAATAAAAAAACCGACACAGCTCTAATACAAGCTTTTTCGGCAACATCGTTATTTTTTAAACAATGAAATCATATTAACACACGTTATGATATTATTCAACATAAAATGTACTAAAAAAATCTCATATAACTAATATATTTTTCGGCAAATTTCTATATTTACTTTATAAGAAATTCTAAAGGTTTTTCCTCCGTTAACCCAAATTCATAAAGAAGTGCTTTGGCAATTCTCGAAGACGCAAATCCATCACCATATGGATTAACCGCTTTGGCCATTTCCTGATACTCCTTATTGCTACTAAGAAGTTCACAGGACAAATCTATTATCTTGTCCTTATCCGTGCCAGCAAGTTTAACAGTACCTGCTTCTACAGCCTCCGGTCTCTCGGTCTCGTTTCTAAGGACAAGTACTGGTTTGCCCAGAGATGGAGCTTCCTCCTGCAATCCGCCTGAATCAGTCATTACAAGGTAGGATCTATCCATAAGATTGTGCATATCCTGTACATCCAACGGATCAATCAAGTGAATACGGCTATGCCCTCCCATAATCTCTCTTGCAACGGACTGCACTGCAGGGTTCAGATGAACGGGATATACTATCTTCACATCTTCAAAAGTATCTGCAACGTGCTTTAAAGCCTGGCAGATATTTTTTAATGGCTCACCAAGGTTTTCTCTTCTGTGAGCTGTAACAGTTATAACCCTACTTCCTGAAAAATCAATAGCCCTCAAATCACTGTTTTGGAAAACATAACCTTCCCTTACAGTAGTTTTAATAGCGTCAATTACAGTGTTTCCTGTTATATAAATCTTATTAGCATTAACATTCTCTTTTAACAAATTGTTTTTATTAGTCATAGTAGGTGCAAAATGAATATCTGTCAAAACACCTGTCAGCTTCCTGTTTATTTCTTCAGGATAGGGGAAATATTTGTCGTTTGTCCTGAGTCCTGCCTCAACATGGCCCACGCTGATCTTGTTATAAAAGGCCGCAAGACTTCCTATAAATGTTGTTGTTGTATCTCCATGTACAAGAACTATGTCTGGCTTAGCTTTTCCAAAAACTCTGTTTAAGCCCTCCAGTCCCCTTGTAGTTATGTCTATCAGTGTCTGCCTGTCCTTCATTATATCCAAATCATAATCAGCAGTTATATCAAATATTTCAAGAACCTGATCGAGCATTTGTCTATGCTGTGCGGTAACACATACTGTTGTATCAATCTGGTCATATTTTTTTAATTCCTTAACTAAAGGTGCCATTTTTATTGCCTCCGGTCTAGTGCCGAAAACAACCATTGCTTTCAATCTGTCCAAAATAATCCTCCCTAAAACATAATAGTGCTCCATATAATGTTAAACACTATTTTTTCGCTTTTTGTATTGATAAACTTGGTATATTCTCTTCCTCAACTTTATTTTCGATATCAGGAGCATCATTAATTTCGCTCATGTACCTTGAACCTGCAATAACAAATATTGATAGAGCAATTATAAGTACAACTGCACTTAAAGCTCCCTTATCAGCTAACACAATAGCAACAAGGCCCAAAGCTCCGCTTACAGCATACATGGTTACGACCGACTGCCTCTGACTAAATCCCATGTCTATAAGGCGGTGATGCAAATGCCCTCTATCTGCAGCCATAATAGGCTTTCTTTGAATAAGTCTCCTTAGGATAGCAAAAGTAGTATCAAATAAAGGCAGTCCAAGAACCAATATCGGAATAACTATAGATATTGCTGCATAGGTTTTCATCATTCCCTGAATAGAAATGACACCTAGTGTAAAACCTAAAAACGTAGAACCTGTATCACCCATAAATATTTTTGCTGGATTAAAGTTATATGGTAGAAAACCAAGGGTTGCTCCTGCAAGAATCGCAATAATCATAGCAGTTTGTACTTCTCCATACAAAATTGCAATAAACATAAGTGACAAATATGAAATAGAGGATACCCCAGCCGCTAGACCATCAAGTCCATCAATAAAATTGATAGCATTAGTAATCCCTACAATCCAGAATATTGTAAGCGGATATGCAATAAAATCACTAATCACCGAAGTACCAGTTGATGAAAACGGGTTTGTTATAATTGATATCTTGTCACCTGATATCCAAACTACTGCTATAGCCGCTAATATCTGAAATACAAACTTAATTTTAGGACCTAATTGTTTGATATCATCAACAATACCCATTCCTACAATGATAAAAACACCCACAAGCATTCCTAATAATTGTTGGTTTGGCGTAATTCCTATAACACCTATAAAAGTACTAATCAATCCAAACATTAGAGTCATAATAAACCCTGAAAAGATTGCCAATCCTCCCAATCTAGCAATGGGCTTTTTGTGCATCCTTCTCTCATCTTTTGGAACATCGACAGCTCCAATATAAAATGCCACTTTTTTTGCAATTGGAGTTGCAACAAATGAAACTATAAAAGCAAGGGCAAAAGATATAAAATATTCAAAAAACACAAGAACACCTTCTTTTCTAACATTAATCTTTTGTAAAATAATAAATAAAACCCTGCTCAAATAAACGTGCCTGAAACTATATTGCTATGCTACTAAAATTATTATTCTCCCAATCAAATGTATCTCCTTAACATATACATACTAAATTAGCAAAAATTCACATTATCGTATATCAGAGATAAATTTCGCATACTAGTTTTATTTATAATACTATTCTACATCAAACTTTACAACTCTTATTCCTGCCTCTTTTAGTAATTCTAAGGCAAGATTATCGGGATACTCTCCCTTAAACACAATTTTCTTAATTCCTGCATTAATTGCCATCTTAGCACATAATACACAGGGCTGATTTGTAACATATAGTGTTCCGTCTTTTACACTTGTTCCTGAATAAGCAGCCTGCACAATAGCATTCTGCTCTGCATGTATGGCTCTGCAAAGTTCATGTCTTTCCCCTGAAGGCACATTCATTTTTTCCCTTAAGCAGCCTATTTCATCACAATGCTTGCATCCCATAGGAGCGCCATTATATCCAGTCGCAAGTATACGCTTGTCTTTCGCAATCAGTGCTCCTACCTGACGCCTTTTACAAGTTGACCTGCTTTTAATAAGATCAACTATTTCCATAAAGTACTGATCCCAAGATGGTCTCACAAACTTCCCCCCTGTGTGAACAAAATACACTAAAATATATTTCGTACATTTCTATCAGAAACTTAACGCAAAAACACCCAAAACAATTATTTAGTACCAAAAAGCCTGTCCCCGGCATCACCTAAACCAGGTATTATATATCCATGGTCATTCAACTTGTCATCAACTGCAGCACAATATATGATAACATCAGGATGATCTTTGTTTATTCTGTCAATACCGTCCTTTGAAGCTATGAGACACATCAACTTAATACTGCTAACCCCTTTATCCTTTATGTATTTTATAGCAGCTGACGCGGAACCACCTGTTGCAAGCATAGGGTCTACTACCACTATCTCTCTCTCAGATACGTCATCCGGCAATTTACAATAATACTCTACAGGTCCGAGAGTTTCGGGATCTCTATAAAGTCCAATATGTCCAACTTTAGCCATAGGTAATAACTTTAACATCCCATCAACCATACCAAGGCCTGCTCTTAATACAGGAACTATACCAAGTTTTTTGCCTGATATAATGTTAGTTTTAGCAACTCCAACCGGAGTTTCTATTTCAACTTCTTTTAAAGGCATATTTCTTGTTACTTCATATCCCATCAGCATTGATATTTCTAGTACTAATTCCCTGAATTCCTTCGTCTGAGTATTCTTGTCCCTTAAAAGCGAAATCTTATGTTGTATTAAAGGATGATCAAGTACAAAAACATTCTTCATGTGCTATTTCTCCTTTTATTTGCTGTATTTTTTTTCTATATCCTCTATTTTATTTACCCTTTTTTGATGCCTGTCGCCCAAAAACTCAGCTTTTAGCCAAGTATCCACAATATCAATTGCCAGATCCAGACCAATAATTCTTTCACCTAATGCTAGAATATTGGCATTATTGTGCTCTCTACTCATTCTTGCCATAAAGCTATTAGTACATAAAGCTGCTCTAATACCTGGTACTTTATTTGCTGCCATAGAGATTCCTATCCCTGTCCCACAAATAATTATGCCTTTTTCGCATTCTCCACTTTTTACAGCTTCTGCAACTTTCAAGCCATAGTCTGGATAGTCAACTGATTGAGAATCGCATGTTCCAAAGTCAACCACTTCGTAATTGTTTGATTGAAGGAACTTTACTATATCTCCTTTTAATTTGTATCCTGCATGATCATTACCTATTGCAATTTTCATGTTATCCTCCAGATTTATATTTTATATTATAGGAAACTTTATGTCAAAACAAAAAACTTCAAAAGCTTTAAATGAGGCTTATACTCACCAAATTTATTGTTCAAACTCTTTAAGTCTTTGAATCAATGCATCAATCGCTTCCTTTATCTGCTGTGCACATCTTCTATACACTTCTTCAGACCCTCCATACGGATCGCTGATGTCTGTTGAAAAACCGTTTATACCTCTGCCACTTTCATAAGCAAATTCCTTTAAGGTATACGCTTTACTTTGGGCATTGGAAAACATTTTAAGCAGTACTCTTTTATGTTCTCCCGTCATAGTAAGTATAACGAAGGCGTTATCAATATCTTCCTGAGTTATGCGTTTTGAAATGTGATAGCCTATATCAATATTCCAATCTTTTAAGACTCTCAATGCATAAGAACTTGCACATTCCCCATCATATGCCGAAATTCCGGCAGAAAAGGCTGTAAACTGCGTCATACTATTTTCTTTTTTGACAGCATTATTAAAAAGGCCTTCAGCCATAATGCTTCTGCATGTATTCCCTGTACAAACAAACAGTACCCTTTTCATTTTCCTGTCTCCCTCTTTTGTATAAACAGATATTGAAAAGCATTTTTATAATACTTATATTTTAATAATATTATACCCTGCTGCCTTTTTCATTCTATTCATTATCGCAAGACCAATACCTGAACTATCAACAGATTCTGCAAAAATCATCTGTACGTCCGTTTTGTCAAAATCCCTTAAAGCCTTAAACAGATTTGCCGCTATAGTCCCAGGACTTAACCTGCTGCCAAGAGATACTGCCAAACTCTCAGGATACAAGTGTACCGTCTCATCGGTTGCCAAAATTCCAACTTTTATATCCTTACCTTCATACTCCTTGACCATTTCGTTAATCCTTACAGCAATCTTTTCCGGATCACCCTCTACAATTATAACATCGGCTTTCGGTGCATAGTGCTTATACTTCATTCCGGGTGACCTTGGAATAATTATATCATCAAGATTTTTCTTTACAAGGGTGGGATCAATCTGAATTTGTCCTAAAACATCTTCTAATTGTTCTACTGTTATTCCTCCAGGACGTAGTAACATTGGAGGGTCTAAAACCATATCTACAACAGTAGATTCGACACCAATATCCGAAAATCCTCCATCAATTATCACATCGACCTTACCATTTAAATCATTTATCACATGCCTTGAATCGGTTGGACTGGGTTTTCCGGAGACGTTAGCACTAGGGGCTGCTACCGGCAATTCAGCTTCCCTGATCAATGCAAGGGCAATAGGATGCGATGGAACTCTAATAGCGACAGTATCAAGTCCTGCCGTTATTACTTCCGGAATTATAGGCAGCTTGTCCATAACTAGTGTAAGAGGTCCTGGCCAGAACTTGTCCATAAGGATTGAAGCTTTATTTGGTATGTGTGATACCAATTTTTCTACAGACCGCTTATCAGCTACATGCACTATAAGCGGGTTGTCTGATGGCCGCCCCTTCGCTATGAATATTCTCTCTACAGCTTCTTTATTTAAAGCATTAGCCCCAAGGCCATAGACGGTTTCCGTTGGAAATGCTACCAGTCCGCCATCTTTTAAAACCTGGGAAGCGTACCTTATCTTAGATATATCAATATTGCCACTGTTAATTTCTATAATTTCTGTTTTCAAAACCATTCTCTCCTTAAAGAACCCATTTCACTAATACTCTATATTACTAATTTAAATATTTTAAATGTGTTTCCTCGTTTTGCATCTCATATACTAGGAAGAACTACTTTGCGGTCACTAATTTATTGTCGTTATTATTATACCACAAACCATGCCAAAAACATTACTAATGGAAGGCAGTCTCCCTAAATATAGTTTTTTGGATTCAACCATCAATTCTCCATAAACTACATAAAGCATAGCACCAGCAGCAAATCCGAGACAGGCCCCGATAAACTTTTGCGAAATTCCTCCAATTATGGCTCCTAATAAAGCTCCTAACCCCATCGGTACACCTGAGAGCACAGTAATGAAAAATGCCTTTTTGCTCGAAAATCCCCCGGCTTTCATGGGAACTGCCATTGCAACACCTTCAGGTATATCATGTATTACAATCACAGCTGTTATAATCATACCCAAGCTTACAGAAGCTTCAAACCCAGAACCCACTGCAAAACCTTCAGGAAAATTATGCAGCGCAATTCCTACTGCCATTACAATTCCCGCCCTTAAAAGTCCTGAGTTGCGGCTTTTGGTCTTTAAGAACTCAGCTCTCCCAAGAAATTCCTCAACTAATAAAATTGTAAGAACCCCGAGAAAAACTCCAAATAAAGTTAGACTTATTCCCCCATAATTAAACGCCTCAGGTATTAGCTTAAAACACACCACTGAAGTCATCAACCCTGCTGAAAACTCTAAAATAGAACTTATAAAGCGCCTGTTAACTTTCTTAACAAAAAAAGCCATTAAACCACCGATACTTGTACCTGCTATACCGGAGATAAGGCCAATAAGTGTAACCTTTATCAAATATTCCACACTTTACCCCCATATTCCAAACTCCATTAAATTAAGGATATTACCTTTCATTAACGCTTTGGACCTCACTGAATTTATATTTAATTCTATTCAGTATAGGGGCAAATTATTAGTACTAATAAAAGTTGCAATAGTAAATTAAACGTTATGCAACTTGTAAACAACTAAGGAAAAGCTGAAACATTGCAAAAATGTAGCTAAAATATGATTTTATCTATATTTCATCGTCAATTCCGCCGCTTCCAAGACGTTCAGCCTGATCAGTAGTAATCAGTGCATCTATAACCTCGTCCATGTCACCTTCTAAAATACTCTCGAGCTTATAAAGTGTAAGGCCTATTCTATGATCCGTCATTCTTCCCTGCGGATAGTTATATGTCCTGATTCTTTCGCTCCTGTCACCTGTACCAACCTGACCCTTTCTAGCCTGTGCAATTTCACTGTTCTGCTGCTCCTGGGCTATCTCGTACAGCTTGGATCTAAGAACCCTCATGGCCTTATCTTTATTTTTATACTGTGATCTCTGGTCCTGACAGCAAACAACTAAACCCGTAGGAATATGGGTTATTCTAATTGCTGAATCGGTCTTGTTAATATGCTGTCCACCTGCACCGGACGCCCTATAGGTATCTATCCTCAAATCATTAGGATTTATATCAACATCCACTTCCTCAACTTCAGGCAAAACAGCCACTGTAACTGTAGAAGTATGAATTCTTCCATTTGCCTCTGTTTCAGGTATCCTCTGTACCCTGTGCACACCACTTTCAAACTTTAACTTGCTGAAAGCTCCGTTTCCTTCAATAGCAAAAACTACTTCCTTAAACCCACCGATTTCCGTCGGATTTGAATCCAGCATTTCCGTTTTCCATCCGCATCTTTCAGCATATCTTGTATACATCCTGAAAAGTACACCGGCAAACAATGCAGCTTCTTCGCCTCCAGCGCCTCCACGTATTTCAACAATTACATCTTTTTCATCATTAGGATCCTTAGGAAGAAGGAGTATCTTAAGTTCCTTCTTAATTTTTTCCAATCCCTCTTCTGCCTCTTTAAGCTCCATTTCAACCATTTCACGAAAATCTTTATCGAGCTTGTCGTTTAAAAGCTCCTTTGCATCAGCAATCTCCTGAGTAACTTTTTTATACTCACCATACTTGCCAACTAATTCCTGAAGCTCTGCATGCTCCTTCATTAACTTCCTATATTCATCCTGATTTTCAATCACTGCCGGATCACTAAGCTTATGATTCATTTCCTCATATCTGTTCTCTGCAGCCTGCAATCTATCAAACATCTTGCACCTCTAATTCAAAGAATATTAAATCCACAATCACATATTATATCATGTATTCATGGTATATTCT
It contains:
- a CDS encoding low molecular weight protein arginine phosphatase, whose translation is MKRVLFVCTGNTCRSIMAEGLFNNAVKKENSMTQFTAFSAGISAYDGECASSYALRVLKDWNIDIGYHISKRITQEDIDNAFVILTMTGEHKRVLLKMFSNAQSKAYTLKEFAYESGRGINGFSTDISDPYGGSEEVYRRCAQQIKEAIDALIQRLKEFEQ
- the upp gene encoding uracil phosphoribosyltransferase; this translates as MKNVFVLDHPLIQHKISLLRDKNTQTKEFRELVLEISMLMGYEVTRNMPLKEVEIETPVGVAKTNIISGKKLGIVPVLRAGLGMVDGMLKLLPMAKVGHIGLYRDPETLGPVEYYCKLPDDVSEREIVVVDPMLATGGSASAAIKYIKDKGVSSIKLMCLIASKDGIDRINKDHPDVIIYCAAVDDKLNDHGYIIPGLGDAGDRLFGTK
- a CDS encoding deoxycytidylate deaminase; the encoded protein is MRPSWDQYFMEIVDLIKSRSTCKRRQVGALIAKDKRILATGYNGAPMGCKHCDEIGCLREKMNVPSGERHELCRAIHAEQNAIVQAAYSGTSVKDGTLYVTNQPCVLCAKMAINAGIKKIVFKGEYPDNLALELLKEAGIRVVKFDVE
- a CDS encoding F0F1 ATP synthase subunit A, giving the protein MEGIGEEILELIKSHNIDIHLFGQTIQIPQSVIVTWLIMAFLIVFSIVFTRNLKLVPHGKQNVVEVIVEFVNNFAKDTIGHHWKMFAPYIGTVLLFLVISNTISIFNVIPSGEELYHLTHIEALKSLPDFNLLPPTKNASVTLAFAVMSMVVVLVAGIKVKKVSGWLKSFIEPVPVMLPFKILDYFIRPISLCFRQFGNILGAAIVMELLYIAIPILLPGVLSIYFDIFDGILQAYVFVFLTSLYIAEAIE
- a CDS encoding MraY family glycosyltransferase, which gives rise to MFFEYFISFALAFIVSFVATPIAKKVAFYIGAVDVPKDERRMHKKPIARLGGLAIFSGFIMTLMFGLISTFIGVIGITPNQQLLGMLVGVFIIVGMGIVDDIKQLGPKIKFVFQILAAIAVVWISGDKISIITNPFSSTGTSVISDFIAYPLTIFWIVGITNAINFIDGLDGLAAGVSSISYLSLMFIAILYGEVQTAMIIAILAGATLGFLPYNFNPAKIFMGDTGSTFLGFTLGVISIQGMMKTYAAISIVIPILVLGLPLFDTTFAILRRLIQRKPIMAADRGHLHHRLIDMGFSQRQSVVTMYAVSGALGLVAIVLADKGALSAVVLIIALSIFVIAGSRYMSEINDAPDIENKVEEENIPSLSIQKAKK
- the rpiB gene encoding ribose 5-phosphate isomerase B, with product MKIAIGNDHAGYKLKGDIVKFLQSNNYEVVDFGTCDSQSVDYPDYGLKVAEAVKSGECEKGIIICGTGIGISMAANKVPGIRAALCTNSFMARMSREHNNANILALGERIIGLDLAIDIVDTWLKAEFLGDRHQKRVNKIEDIEKKYSK
- the prfA gene encoding peptide chain release factor 1, which codes for MFDRLQAAENRYEEMNHKLSDPAVIENQDEYRKLMKEHAELQELVGKYGEYKKVTQEIADAKELLNDKLDKDFREMVEMELKEAEEGLEKIKKELKILLLPKDPNDEKDVIVEIRGGAGGEEAALFAGVLFRMYTRYAERCGWKTEMLDSNPTEIGGFKEVVFAIEGNGAFSKLKFESGVHRVQRIPETEANGRIHTSTVTVAVLPEVEEVDVDINPNDLRIDTYRASGAGGQHINKTDSAIRITHIPTGLVVCCQDQRSQYKNKDKAMRVLRSKLYEIAQEQQNSEIAQARKGQVGTGDRSERIRTYNYPQGRMTDHRIGLTLYKLESILEGDMDEVIDALITTDQAERLGSGGIDDEI
- a CDS encoding ZIP family metal transporter, with product MEYLIKVTLIGLISGIAGTSIGGLMAFFVKKVNRRFISSILEFSAGLMTSVVCFKLIPEAFNYGGISLTLFGVFLGVLTILLVEEFLGRAEFLKTKSRNSGLLRAGIVMAVGIALHNFPEGFAVGSGFEASVSLGMIITAVIVIHDIPEGVAMAVPMKAGGFSSKKAFFITVLSGVPMGLGALLGAIIGGISQKFIGACLGFAAGAMLYVVYGELMVESKKLYLGRLPSISNVFGMVCGIIITTIN
- a CDS encoding L-threonylcarbamoyladenylate synthase, with translation MKTEIIEINSGNIDISKIRYASQVLKDGGLVAFPTETVYGLGANALNKEAVERIFIAKGRPSDNPLIVHVADKRSVEKLVSHIPNKASILMDKFWPGPLTLVMDKLPIIPEVITAGLDTVAIRVPSHPIALALIREAELPVAAPSANVSGKPSPTDSRHVINDLNGKVDVIIDGGFSDIGVESTVVDMVLDPPMLLRPGGITVEQLEDVLGQIQIDPTLVKKNLDDIIIPRSPGMKYKHYAPKADVIIVEGDPEKIAVRINEMVKEYEGKDIKVGILATDETVHLYPESLAVSLGSRLSPGTIAANLFKALRDFDKTDVQMIFAESVDSSGIGLAIMNRMKKAAGYNIIKI
- the wecB gene encoding non-hydrolyzing UDP-N-acetylglucosamine 2-epimerase, whose protein sequence is MDRLKAMVVFGTRPEAIKMAPLVKELKKYDQIDTTVCVTAQHRQMLDQVLEIFDITADYDLDIMKDRQTLIDITTRGLEGLNRVFGKAKPDIVLVHGDTTTTFIGSLAAFYNKISVGHVEAGLRTNDKYFPYPEEINRKLTGVLTDIHFAPTMTNKNNLLKENVNANKIYITGNTVIDAIKTTVREGYVFQNSDLRAIDFSGSRVITVTAHRRENLGEPLKNICQALKHVADTFEDVKIVYPVHLNPAVQSVAREIMGGHSRIHLIDPLDVQDMHNLMDRSYLVMTDSGGLQEEAPSLGKPVLVLRNETERPEAVEAGTVKLAGTDKDKIIDLSCELLSSNKEYQEMAKAVNPYGDGFASSRIAKALLYEFGLTEEKPLEFLIK